One Artemia franciscana chromosome 15, ASM3288406v1, whole genome shotgun sequence genomic window carries:
- the LOC136036726 gene encoding large ribosomal subunit protein eL14-like isoform X2, translated as MLFKRFVEVGRVAYIADGPYAGKICAIVDIITQTSVLVDGPCSDVPRHAIRLNQAHLTDYTINIGRGVSTKSVRKNWEAEKINEKWSSSNWAKRIEARHKRSNLTD; from the exons ATG ttgttCAAACGCTTTGTTGAAGTTGGAAGAGTTGCCTACATAGCAGATGGCCCATATGCTGGCAAGATTTGTGCCATTGTAGATATTATAACCCAAACCTCT GTTCTGGTTGATGGTCCATGCAGTGACGTTCCTAGGCATGCTATCAGATTGAATCAAGCTCATTTAACTGATTATACAATTAACATTGGACGAGGTGTCTCAACGAAATCTGTTAGGAAGAACTGGGAAGcggaaaaaatcaatgaaaaatggAGCTCCTCCAACTGGGCCAAGAGAATTGAAGCTCGCCATAAG cgATCCAACTTGACTGACTAA
- the LOC136036726 gene encoding large ribosomal subunit protein eL14-like isoform X1: MLFKRFVEVGRVAYIADGPYAGKICAIVDIITQTSVLVDGPCSDVPRHAIRLNQAHLTDYTINIGRGVSTKSVRKNWEAEKINEKWSSSNWAKRIEARHKRSNLTDFERFKVQKAKQSRNDILRRALISAKLTASKKKSVLRSRAKVQQIKSKAAKK; encoded by the exons ATG ttgttCAAACGCTTTGTTGAAGTTGGAAGAGTTGCCTACATAGCAGATGGCCCATATGCTGGCAAGATTTGTGCCATTGTAGATATTATAACCCAAACCTCT GTTCTGGTTGATGGTCCATGCAGTGACGTTCCTAGGCATGCTATCAGATTGAATCAAGCTCATTTAACTGATTATACAATTAACATTGGACGAGGTGTCTCAACGAAATCTGTTAGGAAGAACTGGGAAGcggaaaaaatcaatgaaaaatggAGCTCCTCCAACTGGGCCAAGAGAATTGAAGCTCGCCATAAG cGATCCAACTTGACTGACTTTGAAAGATTTAAAGTCCAGAAAGCCAAACAGTCTCGCAATGATATCCTGCGTCGTGCTTTGATCTCTGCAAAATTGACGGCGTCGAAGAAGAAGTCTGTTCTAAGAAGCCGTGCTAAGGTGCAGCAAATTAAAAGCAAAGCCGCTAAAAAGTGA